The window TGTATCTTTCCATTGATGACTTGAAGTCGCAACCCTTTCCGAGGTGAAGCTCTGTTCACAGGGAATTGTATAGTTATTCTACAACGCAAAGTGGCATCTGTAACTATATTCTTGAGTGCTGATTATAAACCATCCAAAGCCTGGAACAAACTCCAGTTGTGTGAATGAACTCCCAAAagatttttattatgtttttatttagAAGTGACAAGGTCTAATTGACCAACTGAGTTATAGGCCGTAACCTACATCCAACTTGAGAAAGCACTTCCCTAAGAGACCAATTTGCTAACTTAGCTAACACATGAATACCATTTCCCGAACCTGTTAATATAAGAGAAACTATAAGATCTAAAGAGCAATTTCAGCACCCAAACATCTTCTCAAATTGTTGACACCTCCCCAAGAGGGCAGCATTCTTTTCTTTATTATGTGAACAAGTATATCTTTGCAACCAGTAACATGTGCACATTTTTCATCCTTCGTTAATAGCCAGAAGAGTAGCAGTCCTAATTGCAATGTTTGGTCTCTGTTATTGGGCAACCTTATGTTGACCATTGAATAGTACTTGAATCAAATGGGATAATGATAGCTTCAATTCTTCATTGTTATTTCAACCGTGTTCTATGGAGAAACAAAAGGTAGCCCTATAATATTTGTAAGTGCCaaccaaataggagacaatgtCACTGTTTGCCTTTTAAAACTAAAATATTCTGTGGAGAAATAAAGGGTGTGTTATGTTATAAAGGGTGTGAAAAATAAAGGGTGTGTTAGTTGGCTGATCAAAATCATTTTCAAGCCCAATGGAAGAGATGCCCTTTCCATGTTTGTTCTAGGAAATATAGGGTAGAAATGGCGTCCGATAGCCACTTTTTAACatggtatttaatttttatccagtatttttaatgctgAGCAAAAATAGCCATCACTCTATTAAAATAATACGAAAAGATGttaccctttcttcatgagtgttctgtaaatattaaggacatggtgtccttaacatttacactgcacacatgaagttaaggacgccgtgtccttaacatttacactgcacatatgaagttaagaacatgatgtcctaaagtttaacaacggaaggtGTAATTACAGGACACTTTGTCATTAATATTTAtacaacattcatgaagttaaggacaccatatccttaatatttacacaacactcatagaGTTAAAGACACTATGTCCTTgatatttacactgcacacatgaagttaacaACACCatatccttaacatttaaactGCACATATGAAGGTGCCATAAAACCTTTAGGAAATATTTATCTAGGAGTATAGCATGGCAGCTCAAGAAAAACTTACTCAGATCGGCGCATTCACATTAATATCATGGTTCCTGCGAAATTGAGGTAAAATACATACTCTATTAATTACCATGGGGACTGATGCACTTCTTACTTTTTGGTATTCCGTAGTATTAATAAACCAGTATAAAATCATTCAACAACTGTAACATACCGATCGTCTTCAGCAATCCATGCCAAGACCATGAATCCTCAAGATGGACACTAGAAGGTTAAAGGCGAGAATAGTTTTCTTATTACAGCATATGATCTTCACTGCCATCTGATAAAAGCTATAAAGACAAGAGTATGATATGCCGCTACAAGAACCTAGTCAAAACAAACTAAAAGATAGAGTAGATACTACCCCTAAGCAGTTACTCAATAGTAGCGTGAACCAGTGTCATAAACACGACCCCCAGGGTATTGGACTCTAGGTTCATACCCATGATCCCTTCCACTGCCAAGATATCGAGCATTCTCCCTATAAGAGTCATAATTATCAGCATTATAGGCTGCTGCTTGTCGTTCGCCTGATGGGGAGTTCATTGCCACAAATCCACGAGCTGCTTGCCGTTCTCCTGATGGGGAGTTCATTGCCACAAATCCACGAGCATTGTTAACGCTCATGCTACTACGTGGATAGTTATCCAAAGCAACTTGCTCATACTGTTGTTTTCTGGCATGAGACTCCCTTCTAAGGACTTCATCTCTGCGACTAGCATGCCGAGAGCGAAGGGCAACTAGTTGTTCTTGATATTGTGCATTGATTGCATTTATCCGCTGAAAAAACATAAGCTAGTAGTGTTACTCTCATGGAAACAAGAATTGTATAACAATAAAAGATTCACACTCATTTGAAGCAAAACCTGTACAAGAACAAGGAGAACCTCTACTCCCAatagttctttttcttttttgatgaaGTACCTCTACTCCCAATAGTTACCCCTGACTGATCTAAAAGCAATCCTAATGCAAAGAATCGTGCAAGATTTTGCACTGGATTGTCCATATATGTGCCTCAACTATGTACTGACATTTTAAATGTCAAGAGTAATTTataatttacaaaaataaaacatCATTACGTGACATGAATAGAATATAAAGAACAGAAGCATGTGGGGTAATGTCATAAACTAAGAATCCTAGTCTTGACCAGTTCATTTTCAAGGCTAATTACATCATAACATGACTAAATATTCAAGAAAACTATGAAGCAGCACCGAGTCTAATaataaatttcttcaattctattCTTTAATCGCACATTCCAGACATGAGGTAtgtattactactgatattggaaGGAAATCTCAGTAGCAGCTATGGCAGCTAAGATGTAAATTCAGTCTCAAACCctactttttctttcttctatcctccagctaCTGCCATTATTATACACCCTCCTTCCCTCACTCCGAAGACTGATGCTGCTCCCCTTCCTCTCACATCCATGTAACATCCTTTCAACATCGTCACCAGCAAGAAGTCACAGCCTAAAAATTTCACTTCAGAAGTCATCTTACAAGCCAGATAAGAAACCTATTTTCCCTTTACCGTAACTAATTTTCTATTAGGCCCCTTTACCATAACCAAGAACCACTTCTCCCTAGAACGCCACCTGCAAAGTGTCCAGGCTCAGATATATCACGGCctaattctacctgattccctcCACAATTATTCCCAATTCCAATGTTTTTTCCTCCAAAAGAGAAGCCATAGATGCTGTGATTGCCATTGCTGATTTTCAGCTTCATTTCAAGAATAATTTTCTGCACTTATTCTATCTATCTAATTAGCAAAACAGCTGAAAAGGCATAAAGCATCAGGGAAAGTCTTTTTATTCAACCTACCCCCAGTCTCGCAAGCATCATCAGTTAAATAGACATCTCTAGAAGACACAAAGACAAAAGCCTCAGAAAAATTCTAGACCTAGCAACCCTCTTTTACACCATGTACTAGCTGACAGTCAAACTTAGTTTAGGTGTATCAAGCTTTCTTGATCTGACAGGCATAGTGGAAACAAGAAAGTTATACACAGAGTTCCGGTTCTGTAAAACCAATTTATTAAGTCtaagaaaattcatttgtagcttATTGCAGCAAGTAGATATGACAATTTCTCCTAAGGGGGGTATATTCTAGAAAAGCGGTAAAAGAGCAAGGACAAAAGTTTTAGCACCTAAATATATGCAGAAGGAAAAACGGATAATAGAAGGAACGTCAAAATAGTGTAACCTACAATAATTAAACAATGAACACGGTACATCTTTTAAAAACTTGAAAGTACAAGCTTAAGCTTGGATCCTTACTCTCAACCTCATGTACGAGACTCTAAGTCAATCCAAATATTGGAAGACAAAGAAACATCGTTCAAACTCATTGAGTGGCAGACAACTTTGGGAAAAGTGTCCATAGAAAATGTCCACTCATCTACAAGTAGAGCATGGTAAGAGCACAATTTCAGAAAGTGCTCTAACCACTGCCATTCCTAGGAGTAAAGAGCAGTTTTTACGAATAATAGCCAATATCAAACCGCTCTAATGCAGTTATTTGTTTGCAGCTGCTAGGACAAAAAAAATTATGAGGTAGGGGTTTAATCCCTAATGCAGTCAAGTTTAACCCCTATCAAACCGCTCAAATATTATGATTCTTATGGTTTATGGATTGCcatcaaactttgacaaaaataaTATGAGGTAGGGGTTAATTTTTATCAGTTTGAAGCACATATAACCACAACTTGCAAGACATTTTCTGGTTACTAGGCTTGGATATGTAATTTTAACAATTCTCTTTGATCTAACTTATTTTGTTGATATGTCATATTTTGATCTGATTTTTCTGTAGTGCCTATTAAGGTAAGGTGTCGGTTTTCTGTTACAAGAACCTTAAGGAGAAGGCAAGTTTTGAGGAATTGCAAGATTGCTCTTTGTTAGTAAGAACTAAGATGTTAAGATAATATCTGGGTCTCTCAGTTGGATCTATCCAGTTCTGCACAGAGCCACAGAGTTGATAGCTATGAAATATGGTTGGAGATTGAAAGCTGTGCATAAATATTTGTTTATCCTAAAAAGATATAGATGATGCAAATTGCGGTATCGCCCTTTTGATGAACCTCTTTAGAACTTGACTTACTAACGAAGAATTTACCATGTTATGGCAGCACTTAAGTAAGCTGAACTAACCTCCCTATGCCTAAAATTTTCTGCATCTTCGGCATCATTTTGTTCCTTGGTGAGTTTCATTATATCATCAAGAAATTTTTTTTCTAGCCCTTCCAAAGACGGCTGCACAGGATTATCTTCGTAACCAATATCCATGTCTTCTTCACGAGGCTGTGCTCTGGGATCCTTGCCACCTTGATTCTCTAATGCCATCCTTGGATCGGTCCTATGGCCCTGGTAGTAGGACCTAGATGCTTCACTCCCCTGACCTATAGAAAAGGCACCGTCGAATGAGTTGAAGCATAGAAGGACAAACAttagttttcaaaaaaaaaaaaaaaaaaaaaagctgaatTCAGCAATCACCAGCTTATAAAGTTACCTATTTATCACTAGGACAGTAGAGTGCCCATAATTGGAATGAGCAAATTCAACACACGCAAACACATTCTAACATTGATAAGTCAGTGTTATTAACAAGAGAGGAAGTAAGAACGAAGTAAACCCATATATGGAAAGATAGAAAGAAGCCTAAAAACTACAAAGCTACATTATCAGCTTGGATGGACCCACACCATGACTTCAATAGCAGTTGATGTGAGCGATCAAGACAGTTGTGACCTCATTGTACCTAGGGGTGGCAAAACTAACCCAAACCCATTTGACCCGCCCAAGTTTTAATGGGTTTGGGCTGGAACAGTTTTGAAGATGGGTTGTTTTGGGCTAGCCCAAGTTAACCCTTCACAAATCATCAGCCCAAATGGACCCTATGATGTTGACCCATGGAAATGTTCGATCTTAAAGTTCTACCTTGACCTATGTTATAATTTCAATCTCTCAGGCACTTGGTAATTAGTAATTtcttgaaacaaaaaaaaaagatgtatCAGAGAAGATAAATCATAAATAATTCACTAGAAAATATCTTCTGTCTTTCGAAGACGTCGTCTTTTGCCTTTTTATTGTTAAAATATATTATCTAGCATATTAGCTAGGAACTCACCCAAAAGTCTTCGCTTTGCATTTCACGTGTAATGAATTAAGATATGaagtaaaaaatttcttttgcAAATTTAAATAGGGAAAAAGGTCATATTTTTCCTTCTACTTTAGTAAATTGTTCACGTTTATCCCTAGTTCTACTATCCGTTCAAATATGTCCTTATCATTAAGAAAGTAGACAAAAATATCTCCAACCCTAATGGTTGTCCACTGTGGCAAGGGAACCCCTCAATAAAAATGCCACGTAATATAATAGAAACGGTGGATTCTCTGTGTGTctaaaacaaaaattagaaatgaaataaaaaaagaataagaaaaattaaaaggaaaatataaataaattaaaaaaagtaaaagatctATGCTCATATCCTTCCCTTCCCCCTCTTTGTTCACTTCATCAGATTATTCCACGCCACCTCCCATTTCCACCTTATTTTCCTCTTTCTGACCATATTCCCCATGAACATCTCACGTCAATTCTTATTTCTCAAGCTCTCACTTTCCTCATTCTTTCTCGTCTTTGGTCATAAACCACCTCTTCCACTATCTCTCATTCAAGTGGCTCTCAATCGTTAAAAATCTAAATAGAAAATTTTTTCGGCAAAGTTTTTTATTTCAGGCCAAaggttctttttttttaaaaataattatcttcTTTGTTTGAGAAGAAGACTGTTCCATCAAGATTTTACTGGTTCTGATATGCTCAAGCAATGAAGAAATTCTAATACAAAGAGGTGAGCGAAAAAGGTTTTTCTGATGTTAGAtggaattttaaagagaaatagGGGATCGCTAGTAAATGGGTTTTGACGTAGGTTTTCTTTCTTCTGGATGCTCTTCTTCTATTTGTAGGAAAGGAGTGTTGCTGGCCGGTTATGGCCATTAGAGAGGAGCTAAGAGGAATTGAGGTGTTCCCTTCAATTAGTAGTCAATTTATGCACTTCAGCTTTTAAGCACAATAGGAACACTAAGTAGTCATACTTATGTTGATCTATTAgatggaaataaaataaaaataattttatcttAGATATAAGATCTTGTCAAGATTGATCCCAGTAAACAACTCAATATTCTCCTACTCTGTCACTCTTGTGACTATTTTCTTGCTCATATCCTTTACAAAATTGAAGGGgaaccttggagcaacggtaaagttgtctcttTGTGACCTACAAGTCACAGGTTCGAGCTGTGGAATCGGTCACCGATGCTTGCGTCAGAgtagactgtctacatcacaccccatGGGGTTCGGCCCTTCCATGGACCCTGCATGAATGCGGAATGTGgaatgcaccgggctgccctttaatCCCTTACAAAATTATCTATTTTGTTCATAACTTGACTATTGTTACGTTTGCTGCCACccttttttatttgatttataaaatCAAAATTACATCACAAAACAACTACTTCCATTCTATATGCAATTTATTCAAGGGTACATCTGGATTCTGGAAGTGTGGAACAGATGTGTTGGTTTTTTACAAAGAATGAAGTACTCTATTCGTCTCATGTCTGACCAGAGAAGCTCTCTAGAATGAACAGTCAGTCCCTCTAACTCTATTAAACCATAGGCAGAAAAACACATTTCATGGAAACTTTTGCATTCATACTATGCCTAAGATGCAAATACCAAACACTGATAAAGAGTTGCTTCACCAGAGGACTCAAAAGGGCTTCTCAAATATAGCAAATGATCTCTACCAAATATATTTGAGCACTCCCTCCGTCCCAGCAAAGAATGGGAGTTTTGGAGTACGAGGGTCAACTCATCTAATTATCCAAGGGAATTCTGACATCAATTCTTTATAAAtcataattttttatgtgaatatACTTTTAAAATGTTTCAAAAATCATAGTCAAAGAAAAATTCTTTGACTCGTAAATAGTAATAATGCCAGATAAATTAGGAAACATGGAGTAATTAAGCACCTTGTACATCAAAACAGTAACAAAGTCAGGAATGAGTCAAAACCAGGGTTCTCAGAGTTGCATTCACAGAGAAGAACAAGAACATTCAGGTATGACAATGAGGATAACATAGATATCCATAGCATCAATTACCTGGGCTGAGACCTAACAACCTGCTATGCTTCTATAAGCCTATGGTAGGTTTAAGTCAAAAAATACAGAGATGGACTTAATTAAGTCTGTTATCCACATTGAAAGGCACATCACTCATCAAACCGCTATCAAACAGGAATAAAGTAACTACATGCACATGACGCTTCTGTTTGCCATTGAAAAGCATGAACAGAGGAGATCCCTGACACTCCGACCACCATCACCACCCAAAGAAAGAACACATAATACACACAAAAGCATACATAGAGCACGAACAACCATGGATAGGAGATCATTCTCAATGCAAAGCATGAAACTTCCAACTATATCTGTCATATAGCATTGAAGCAAGAAACTTTCCGTGCATCGGGATTTTCTTGGAAAAAGCCCAACACCAATTAGTGTTCCCAAATTCGATCACAGAATTCAATTGTGTTCAGACCATCAAGTAGCTGGGATCAAACTCAtttaatcaaaaataaaattccaaaaacaaGGGGGGAAATAAACAATTGAAACAACAATGAGTACAATTTGACTTGGATGGTGACCAAAATGAAGGGCGAAAATTAAAGCAACACTGagtcaatcaatcaatcaactatacCTCAATTCATTGGGGATCAGTCATATGAATCCTTTGGAACCATTCCGCTCTACTTCGACCAGAATCATTCGGATGCTACTTTACACATAAATAATTTGCCTTAGGAAATATCTAAATTAGAGATTCTCTAAATCTCACACTTATCCTTACACGGGCATGCTAAACTTTAATTCCAAATAATTGGTATCACCTATATGGATCGTTTGCTACTGAAATATTGTCCTTAACTAAGTCCACATTGATTCTGATAAATTGTAGGTCTGTTGAGA is drawn from Nicotiana tabacum cultivar K326 chromosome 9, ASM71507v2, whole genome shotgun sequence and contains these coding sequences:
- the LOC107778476 gene encoding uncharacterized protein LOC107778476, yielding MRRPGGHYGGGADSGADATYNSDPHTMQQQQQQIKSEHNQWRWERESPKLPTNSMSPNMFPDGQGSEASRSYYQGHRTDPRMALENQGGKDPRAQPREEDMDIGYEDNPVQPSLEGLEKKFLDDIMKLTKEQNDAEDAENFRHRERINAINAQYQEQLVALRSRHASRRDEVLRRESHARKQQYEQVALDNYPRSSMSVNNARGFVAMNSPSGERQAARGFVAMNSPSGERQAAAYNADNYDSYRENARYLGSGRDHGYEPRVQYPGGRVYDTGSRYY